GACGTCGCCTCCTCGATGTCCTCGACGACCTCCTCGGCGTACGGGCCGCGCGCCTCCTCGAGGTCGTCGCGCAGGTCCGAGATGCGGGAGTCGAGCTCCTCGGCCGGGTCGTCCTCGTCGTCGTCCTCCGGTTCGGGGAGGTCGGCGTCCTCGAGGTCGGCCGCGACAGCGTCGAGGTCGCTCTCGACGTCGTCGAGGTCGGCTTCGGTCTCGGCATCTTCGAGGTCCGCGGCGATCGCGTCCAGTCGCTCCTCCAGCGACTCGACACTCACGTCCTCGGACTCGGACTGGGCGTCGGCATCGGCATCGGATTCGTTCTCACTCATGATTGGCCCCCGTTGCCGTCACGTTCATGCGGGCAACTCGGGCCAGCGTGTTCCTAAGCGTTTCCATACCACTTCGCCAGCACGCGCCCCCCGCGCCAGTAGAACCAGGGTCCCGCGAGCAGGTACGCGAGCGCCAGCGTGAGGATGGCCCAGGGGAACGTCCGGCCGTAGAAGTAGGGGAAGAGCACCGCGAGCCCGTGGACGACGCCCATCAGCAGGGCGTCGCGGGCGAGCAGGTCCGGGTACCGGACCGTCGAGACCATCAGGTAGACGAACGCGCCGGTGGCCGCCAGCAAGAGCGCGGCCGAGGTGATGCCACAGAGCACGGCGGCCGAGAGGATGGTCGCCGCGAGCGTCGTCGGGACGCCCTCGGTGTACTCGTCGGCCGTGTCGTAGGCGGTGTACATCCCGAGGCGGACGACGCCCATCGCCACGAACAGGGCGGGGAGGACCATCGCCGCGACCGCCCGCGCGGTGAGCGCGTCGAACGAGACCGTCCAGGTCGCCGACGCCGTCGCGTACACCAGCACCGCGGGCGCGACCGAGAACGAGGCCACGTCCGCCAGCGAGTCGAGGTACGGGCCGACCTTCGACCCGCCGGAGTAGCGCGCGACCACGCCGTCGAGCCCGTCCGCGATACCCGCGAGCAGGACGAGTCTCGCCGCCAGTTCCACGTCCTGGAACGCGACGACGACCGCGACGAACCCGAGCGACGCGTTCGCAGTCGTCACCACGTCGGCGAGACTCAGGCGGCCGACGAACCGTGGCAACATATCACCCCGGTTGGCTGGCCCGGTTTTACGCTCTTTCGGTCTCCGGGCGCCGGCGACGATTGCCGGGGGTTCGCCGCCGGCTCGCCGAGCGCGGACCGCGGCGCATATATTGCGGAGTTCCCAAGCCCCCACCATGAACCGCCGCACGTTCCTCGCCGCGGTGAGTGGCTCGACACTGGCCGGGCTCGCCGGCTGTCTCGCCGTCGGTTCCACCTCGCGGCTCAACTGCGCTGAGGGCTGTGACGTCGGCATGGGCGCGAGCGCGTTCCTGCCCGACGAGTACACCGTCAGCGTCGGCGACACCGTCACGTGGAAGAACACCTCCAGCAAGGCCCACACCGTCACCGCCTACGGGAACGCCATCCCCGAGGACGCCGCGTACTTCGCCTCCGGTGGCTTCGACTCCGAGGAAGCGGCACGGGACGCCTGGTTCGGCAAGCGCGGCGGCGCCATCCCCTCCGGCGGGTCCTACTCGCACACGTTCGAGGTTCCCGGGACGTACAACTACGTCTGCGTCCCGCACGAGCGTGGCGGGATGGTCGGTCGTATCGTCGTCGAAAAATAATCCGTCGGCGACTCGCGTCGCGACTTACTCCTCGTCTTCGTCGGCAGCCTCGGCCTCCTCGGCCTCGACTGCGACGTCCTCCTCGTCGACGTCGACGGCAGCCTCCTCCTCGGCGGCCACCTCTTCGGGGTGGGCCTCGAGGGTCGCCTTCTGGATCTCCACCCGGCGGAGCGGGTAGATGGTCTTCGCCTCGCCGTAGATGGCCGAGCTGAGTCGACCCTCGACGACGGAGTCGATGACGTCCTCGAAGGTGTGCTCGCGGGCGGCCTCGCGGACGATCTGGATCATCGTCTTGCGGATGGCGCGCTCCTGGCTGTGGTCGGCCTTCTTCGTGGTGAACGCGACGGGCTGGATCTGGACGCGGTAGTCGTCCTTCGTCAGCACGGTGATGTGGGCGTCGATCTTGGACGCGCCACGGCGGACGAGACTACGGAGGTAGTCACGCGTCAGCTCGTGCTGGACGAACTCGGTGTACGCGGCGTCGCTGCCGACGTCGGTCACCTTGAACTTGAGCTTCGTGTTGTTCTCGCTCGCGTTGTCGGTGAGGTCACCGAGGGTGGTTTCGATGGTGCGGTCGAGCACCTTCTCCGGTTCATCTGCGGGTGTGGTACCGAGCTCCGCCCGGTCGAACATCTCGGGGGCGTGGAGCGTGTACCACCGCTTCTCTTGTTTCTTGCGGGAAACGGATCGTTCGCTCATGATTTGTGTGTGGTCTGTTGCTCTGCGTGCTGTGCCACTCGTGACGCGACGTCGACGTTCACGACGTAGTCGTCGACCGTCGAGTGCAGGCCCCCGGTCGTCTCCCGCTCGATGCGGGTGACGACGGCGCCCTCCTCGACGTGTGTCTCCATCTCTGCGGTGTTGTCCGGGCGGATCGCGGCCGCCACCAGTTCGGGGCGGTCGTGCTCGGTCCGGATCGTCGCGCGTCGTGTCATAGTGCCTCCCTGAAGGCGGTGATGAACTGCTTGGTCTCGCACTCGAAGGTCGCGTAGGCGGTCCGTGACGTACCGTCGGCCGACCCGCCGGTCTGGGTCACCGTCCGCGCCACGACGCCCGCGAGGTCGCGGTCGTCCACGGCTGCGGCGGCTGCCTCGTCGTCACCGACGACCAGCGCGACCGGCTCCGGCGACCGGAAGTCACGGACCAGTCGGGCCGCGACCTGCACCGGCGCCTCGTCCACGCGGGCGACGAACACGCCGTCGTAGCGGTGCGTCGTCGCCTCGCGGACGGCCTCGTGGGCCGCGTGGGCCGTCTCGCGCCACGCGTCCAGCGCGCCCTCGCGCACGTCGTGCCCGAGCGCCAGCGCCACGCCCGTACCGGGGGCGCCCACTGCCGCACAGTCGAGCACGTCCGCGAGGCCGCCGACCGTGGCGAACCGACCGTCGGGCGTGGTGTAGGGCCGGACCGCCCGTTCGAGGACGTCCCCGGCCCGCGTCGTGGCGTCGTCCGCACCGACCGTCTCGACCGCGACCAGCGACGCCAGCGTGCGCCGCGCATCGTCGTCTACCTGCGGCTCGTCCGCGATGTCGAGGTCGGCAACCAGCTCGTCTGCGACTGCACGCTCGCCCGAGAAGGGCGCGTGCACCAGCGTCGAGGCTGCCAGGCCGTCTGCCACGTCGTCGGTCGGTATCGCCACGCCGGGACGGCGGACCAGTCGCCCGCTCGTCTCGGCCGCCTCCACGAGTCGCTCGGTCGCGCCCGCGCCGGGCGTCACGCCCGCCGCGACGGCGCCGGCCAGTGCCAGCACCGAATCCGGCGCGCCACCGAGGTCGCCAGCAAGCCGCCACGCGGCCACGCTCGCCGGCTCGTCCGCGGGGTCGAGGTGATACGCCTCGGCCTCGGACGACCCGACGACCAGCGCGGTCGTCTCGGCGTCTCGCTCGTCCCGGGCCACCCGCTCCGTGCGCGCGTCGACCGTCCGGCCGACGCTCACCTGGAACGGCGTCCCCACGTCGCCCAGCGCTCTCGCGACTAGCCCTGCGGCAGCGACTGCGTCTCCGCTCGCGCGGGCGACGACGTGGACGAACGAGGCCCGACGCAGTGCGCCAGCGATGTCACTGGCGGCGTCGGCGGCCCCGTCGGCGGTGCGACTCGAGTGCGACATGCAGCTCAGTTACTTTCTTCGAGGAGTTCTTCGGCTTCTTCGTAGGAGTACTCGAAGTCGGCGTCCAGCTCGTCACCGCGGTAGTACGAGACGAGGCGGCGGACCTTCGACTCCGTGTTCTGGAGTGCGCGCTTGTTCTGGAAGTCCTGCTGGTTCTCCTCCATGTGTGCACGGAGGCGAACAGCACGCTCCATCAGGTTGCGCAGGTCTTCGGGCAGGTCGGGCTCGGCGTCGTGCTCTTCGAGGATCTCGGTGACCTTCTTGCCCGTCGCCAGCTTGACGTTGGGGACGGGTGTGCCGGTCACGCCCTCGTCGCGCAGCTTCATGCCGATCTGGGACGGCTCGTAGCCCTGCTCTGCCAGTTCGACGACGCGCTCTTCGATCTTCTCGGCGTCGACGTCACTCCACTCCGGGGGTTCATCCGTCACGGGTCGGTCCGAACCGGACTTGCCGCGACGGCGGGTGTGCATTCTGGCCATTGGTAGATGATAGGAACAACAGACCGCGAAAGACGTGTGAATCCGACAGAGACAGCTGTCCCTGTCGGGAGCACCTCCGTAATCCCAAGCCGGCGGAAGCCCGCCGGCGAGTCAGATTTACGGCCGTGCTGTTCCCGCGTGTTGGTTGCTTGGTGCGCCTCTAAAGGGTTTCTACTCGCTCGCGCGAGACACCACCGTTTCGTGTGAAGCGCCGACACGGGAGGCGGTGCCGTCGCCGACTTGATTCGAGAGGTTTATCAATACCCCCCGACCAACTAATGAATGCGTTCGAGGGCTCGTAGATCAGAGGTAGATCACTCCCTTGGCATGGGAGAGGCCCCGGGTTCAAATCCCGGCGAGTCCACTTCCTTCCCTCGTTTCACTCGGTCAGTCAGTGGACTCGCCGTAGTCCCTTTCACTCGCTTCGCTCGCTCAAGGGACTCCCGGCGAGTCCTGTTTTGTGTTAGTTCGGTTTCGTCGAGTTGGTAGACATCATCTGGGACTGCGCCGAGGTCGGCAGACCATCGCTGGCCAGACCCATCCAGGATAAGTTATATATTTCTGACCTCTCGAACCAGAAGCGTGGGGCGCAAATTCAATCGTAGAAGCGTTCTTCGACACCTTACTGTCGGCGTGGTCGGAGGGGCCGCTGGGTGCCTGCGATTAGACGAGTCAAGTTCGACGAGGAGTACATCCCGTAATGGCACCCAGACAGGGGCGGAGACGGGCACGGCCGGTACAGACACGGTGCCGTCGTCGCCACCAGAGTCGCTCCCGGCACTCGGTATGGACGTGGTCTGGAACGTAGATAACCCCTTCAGGGACATAACGGGACTGCCGAGGCGGACGAATACACTCGTCGCGGAGCACGGCCTCTACACGGTCGGCGGTAACACGGGGACGGTCACTCGGCTGGACCCCGACAGTGGGACGCGCGAATGGGTTCGGGAACTCGGAGACCACATCGACCGCCCAGAGACCGTCCAGGTCATGCCAGACCGGTCATTTCTCACCGCAGCGACCGACGACGAGACGCTCCACGCCCTCGACGTATCGACCGGGGAGACCCGATGGACACAGTCGCTAGATTCCACCGTCGAGGCCGTCAGCCTCACCGACGACTCGGTCGTCGTTGCCTGGAGTGGAGAGAGTAGCGACGACGCAAGCGGCGTCGGCTGTCTGGCCGGAGAAGACGGGACGTGGCGGTGGGACCAATCGAAAGCAGCGCTCAGGGAGGCGACCGGATATGATCCCATTCTGCCGAGAACGCTATCGGAGCCGTTCGACGAGACCGTGTACGTTGGAACCCCGAATATCGGCTTCCGGGTTCGGACCACCGAGGGGTCGGTCGTCGGTGAGGCACCGTCAGGAACCCACCGTCCGTTACTCGGCGACGACAGCATCTACATCCCCGGGTTGGATTGGGTAGACGCCGTAACTCTCTCGTCGTTCAGCCATCTGTGGACAGCAGAGCCGTCAGAGAGCCTCTCGACTGGCATCGCACTGACCGACAGCGGAGTGTACTTCGGGGCGAGAGACCACGGGCTCTACGGAATCGCGAGGGAGACAGGAGACCGGTTGTGGCGGTACGAGATGGAGAGTGAGGTCGAGACGACACCGGCAATCGCGGCTGGGCTGGTCTGGACCTCCGAGCGCGAGACCGACGACCGCCTGGTCGCTGTGGACGCGGAGACCGGGAGGCCGGTCGGGCAGTTCCTCGTCGGCGGTGAAGTTCAGGCGGTCACTGGTTCGGACGATGCGCTCTACGTGTTCACCAGCGAACAGACGTACCGACTTAACCCCAGTAGTATCGAGTGACACACCGAATCAACGGCGGGTCAGGGTCGTGAGTGACTCGGGTCGGTCAGCAACGGAACACTGGAACCTGATTTACACGGTGGTGAACGAGATGTCGTCGAGCCAGAGGTAAGACTCGTCACCATAGCTGGCGCTGGACCTGAACACGAGTTGATGGGGTGCCTCGACGTCGAGGGCCGTCTCCGAGAAGTCGACCGACCCACGGGCGATCTCCGTGTCGTTGTGGTAGCCGATTACGGTGTCACCTCGGCGTTCGACCCGTATCCGGTGTTGGGTCCGTGGGTCGAACGTTTCAAACGAGACCTCGGTCGATGTCCCAAGCGCATGAAAGACTGCTTTCCCGTTCGCCGGTTGCCGACGTGCCGACCCGATTTTGAGGTGCGGAATCGTGTCGGTGACGGGGTCAGTCCGACTGCCGTACGTGGATACGTCGACAAGGTCGACGTGGACCCCACGGTTATCGGGGTCCGGAGTCCGGAACGAGTATTCGAAATCGAAGTCGCCGTCGATTTCGATGACCGGGTCGGCCGTGACGAGTCCGTTACCGTCTGCCTCGCTATGGAGATGTAACGCGTACGAGCCCTCCAACGTCGAGGTTTCTTTCACAGTCCACTCGTTCAACGGCGGTCGCTCGCCCTGTTGCGGGCCGTCGAAGCCGCCGCTCTGTAACCAGAGAATCCGCCACGAGTCGTCGTACGAACCGTCTTCGAACCGTTCCTGGAACGACGACGGATCGGTGCGCGTGGCTGTGTCGGTGACGGCTGTTCGGGTGGTCGACCCCCCACCGTTCTCCAGCCGGAGACAACCGGTCAGGGCTGGGACGGTACTACCTGCAAGTGTTTCGAGGACTCCTCGCCGTGACGTCCACCTCATTGTGGTGTCGAGATATATCAATCCAGTGTAAAGCGCTTTGCGGTCGGTTCTGTGGGATCTCGACGGGTCAGGCTAGCGCGGGAGACCGCTCCGCAGGCGCCAACCGAACCTCTTCCGCAACCTCCTGCCCGAAGTCCAGTTCCATCCGCAACTCGTTCCCCTCACGCTTCGTGACCTCGAAGCCCAGCCTGCGATACACCGCAATCGCGGCCTCGTTGTCGTCCACGACGTGCAGGCACAACCCGTCGTGCTCCGAGTCGGCAGCGTAGGCGATGGCGTGCTTGGTCAGTTCCGTCCCGATGCCACGGCCGTGGGCGTCCTGGTGGACGTAGACGAGGAACTCGGGCAGGCCGTTCGCACCGCCCGCGAAGCCGGCGTGGCCGAGCACCCGATCTCCGTCGACCGCGACGACGTTGGTCCCGTTCTCGCGGAGGCGGTCGAGCCACCGGCGGATCTCGCTCTCGCGGATAGGTGGTAGGCCCATCGAGCGGTGTTCCGGGGCGTAGTCGGTGTACATCTCGACGAGTGGCTCGACGTGTTCGTCGGTCAGGGGAACCACGAGCAGTGGGTGCCCGTGCTTGTCGACGAACCGGGGGCAGCGCGGCGGACAGAAGGGCGTCCCCTCGCATTCGCCGTGGTTCCAGGCGCAGGCTGCGGTGGTGTCGGCGGCCATGACTGTTCTCACCGTAACCTTTGCATGGAAGGGACCTATCGATATTGCAGCCTATACGCGGGGTTTATATATTATCACGGGGCGATTCCGTCGTGCCCCACCCAGCGAGTCCCGGCACGGACGCGATGGTCGGCTTCACGACCCGGGAACCACCGCCAAGAGTTATCACACCACGGCCCGCACCTCGTGCCATGGACGACGAGACCTACGAGGAGCTCGTACAGTCGGTGACTCCCCGGGAGACCGTCGGCGGCGTCAAGACCTACCAGAACACGGTGGCGATGGCGTGTCCGGCCTGCGAGGAGCCGTTCGACGACCTGGTCGTCTGCGAAGACGAGTACAACAGTCTCGAGCTGAGCAAGATGCTGGACCTGTGCGTGACGACCCACGAGGGGGACGTACTGCTGTTCACGCACAAGCCCTGACCGGTCGCCCCTTTTCCGACCGCTGGCCTCAATAGCGTCAGCCACGCAGACACGGGTATGCCAGGCGAGAGCCACGACCCGACCGACATCCGGTCCATCGCGGTCCACGCCGACGACGTGGTCACCGCACTGGAGGCGACCGAGCAGGGTCGCGACGCGGTCCTCCGGGTCACGGCCCCCTTCGCGGGCCGGGTCCGGGCGCGCATCCACCTCGTCCAGACCGCCGAACCGGCCGACGACGGGGGTGACGGACCGGGGCCGATTCGCATCCCGCCGGGGAAACTGGTCGCCGAGGACGCTCCCGCGTACCCGCACGCTCACGAGACCGAGCCCGACGGGGACTACGACGTGGAGGCGCACCACGAGCGACACGCCGAGGAGCTGGCCACGTGGCGCGAGCAGGTCCGCGAGCACTTCGTCGAGACGGTCGAACTGGACCTGCCGACGGAGAACCATCGCGTGGACGTGAAGGTGCTGGGCTGAGACAGGGCTGGGGGCCTGTCGCGAACGGACGCCCGGAACCGGGACCGTTTTGGCGGCTGGCCGTGCAGGGGAGCAACATGGAACCCGACTTCGCCGCCCTCGACGAGTTCCTCGCAGACGAGGGGCTCGATGGGTACGCGTTCCTCGACGACGAGTCGAACTCCAACCTCTACTACACGACCGGTTTCGGCGCACCGGATCCGTTCTTCGCGGTCTACACGCCCGACGCCATCGGCGTGCTCGTCTCCTCGCTGGAGTACGGGCGCGCCAAGAAAGAGGGTCGGGCCGACGTGGTGAAACGCCACGGCGACTACGACATCCAGGCCAAGCGCGAGGAACACGGCGACGACGCCTTCTTCGTCGTCATCGGCGAGTTCCTCGAGGACCTCGGCGTCTCCTCGCTCGCGGTCGAGACGGACTTCGGCGTCGGCGCGGCCGACAAGCTCCGCGATGACGGCTTCACGGTGAGGCCCGACGAGGACGGCGTCGTCGACGACATCCGGGCCGTCAAGACCGACGAGGAGGTCGACCACGTGCGCGAGGCCCAGCGCGCCAACGAGGCCGCGATGGCCCGCGCCGAGGAGCTCGTCCGCGAGGCGAGCGTCGAGGACGGCGTCCTCTACCGCCCCGACGCCGACGAACCCCTCACCAGCGAGTTCGTCAAGCAGGAGATCGAGATCACCCTGCTTCGCCACGACTGTTCGCTGGACGAGACCATCGTCGCCTGCGGGCAGGACGCCGCGGACCCCCACGACCGCGGCTCCGGCCCCCTCGAAGCCGACGAGTTCGTCATCGTGGACATCTTCCCGCGGCACAAGGCCTCGCGCTACCACTCCGACATGACCCGGACCTTCCTCAAGGGCGAGCCATCCGAGACCCAGCGCGAGTGGTACGAGGTCACCGACGAGGCCCGCAAGGCCGCCCTCGACGCGGTCGAACCGGGCGCGACCGGCGAGGCGGTCAACCAGGCCGTCATCGACGTCTACCAGGACGCGGGCTACCCGACCATCTTCACCGACCCGCAGACCGAGACGGGGTTCATCCACTCGACCGGCCACGGCGTCGGCCTCGACGTCCACGAGGGCCCCTCCATCAGTATCCGCGGCGAGGAGCTCGAACCCGGTCACGTCATCACCATCGAGCCGGGTCTGTACGACCCCGACGTCGGCGGCGTCCGCATCGAGGACATCGTCGTCGTCACCGAGGACGGCTACGAGAACCTGACCGACTACCCCATCGAACTCGTCGTCGACTGAGCCGCCGCCGCCGACGCGGCCCTCGTATCACCACCGAGCGCCGCCGGCACGGCGGTTATCAAGGCTTAAAAACTCCCTCGCGGTAGAGTGAGGTAAGATCATGGAACTTCGCGCATTCACCCCCGGTGGGGCGTTCAACTGGCTCATCATCATCATCCTCGGACTCATCGTGCTGACGACGGTGCTGTTCGTGTACGCCGGCTGGATCTGACCGACCGAACTCCTTTTCAGAACCCGTGCGCTACCCGACTTCGATGACGACACTGGTCGTCGGCGCGGGCGCGATGGGTCGCTGGGTAGCGCAGACGGTCCCCGGCGACGTCGCCTTCGCCGACACCGACCCGGCAGCCGCCGAGGCAGCGGCCGCCACCGTCGGTGGGCGGGCCGTCGCGCTCGACACCGACGAGACGTTCGAGGCGGTCTGCCTCGCGGTCCCGATGACGGTCGTCGCCCAGGCCATCGCAGACCACGCCGGGACGGCCGAGCAGGCTATCTACGACGTCACCGGTGAGATGGCGACGCCCGTCGAGGCGATGCGCGAGCACGCCCCCGACCTGGAGCGGGTGAGTTTCCACCCCCTCTTCGCGCCCGAGAACGCGCCGGGGAACGTCCCGGTCGTCGCGGACTCGCCAGGGCCGGTCACGGACGCGGTCCGCGAGGCGATGACCGACGCCGGCAACGACGTGTTCGAGACCACCGTCGCCGAGCACGACGAGGCGATGCGTTCGGTCCAGGCGAAGGCCCACGCCGCGATTCTCGCCTACGGACTGGCGGCCGACGAGGTCGACGACCGGTTCCATACCCCGGTCTCGGCCGTGCTCGACGACCTCGTCGGGCAGGTGACCGGCGGCGAAGAGCACGTCTACGCGAGCATCCAGCGCGTCTTCGGCGGGGCGGCCGAGGTGGCCGACGCGGCGAGCAGAATCGCCGCTGCCGCGGGCGACCACGACGAACAGCCCGACGAATATAGCGACGCCTTCGCGGCACTCTACCGGGAAGCCGGGCGAGCACACCACGACAGCGACATAGCACAGGCGACCGACCGAGACACCACAGACGAGACGGACGAGTCCCCAGAATGACCCAGCGAGACGACATCGTCGCGAACGCGAAGTACCTGAAGAACGTCAGACCCATCGACCCCGAGGAGGTGTACGAGTACGTCGAGGGGCAACCCCATCCCGCCATCGTGCGCCAGACGCTTCGCGACGAGGCACTCGACCTCGGACTGGTCGAACGCCCGGACGGGACGTTCGCGCCGGTCCCCGAGGACCCGGTGACGACGACCGTCGAGACGGTCGAGGCGCTCCCGGAGGTGTACGACCAGGAGCTCCAGGACCTGCTCGTCGAGCGTTTCGGCCTCGACTGGGCCGAGGGCGATTCCGGCGACACCCTCCGAACCACCATCCGGCGGCTCAAGGACGACTACTACCGCCGCCGGGAGGTCGAGTACGACGAGGTCGCCTCCCTCGGGTACGCCATCTACCACCTGCCGGACTTCTACGCGGCCGTCCAGTACGTACTGAACGACCTCGTCGCGAAGCGACTGCTCCCCCGGACCCTGCGCGTCCTCGACGTCGGTGCGGGCGTCGGCGGGCCGGCGCTCGGCCTGCACGACTTCCTGCCCGAGGAGACGCTGGTCGACTACCACGCCGTGGAGCCGTCGGCCGCGACCGGGGTCCTCGACCGCCTGCTCGAATGCACCGCGCCGAGTTTCCACACCCGCATCACGCAGACGACCGCCGAGGCGTTCGAGCCCGAAGGCGAGTACGACCTCGTCCTGTTCGGGAACGTCCTGAACGAACTCGAAGACCCCGAGGCCGTGGTCCGGAAGTACCTCGACCACCTCGCGGACGACGGGTCGATACTCGCGCTCGCGCCCGCCGACAAGAACACCAGCACAGGGCTTCGAGAGGTCGAACGCGCCGTCACCGACGAGGCGACGGTCTACTCGCCGACGGTCCGGCTCTGGCCCACCGAGGAACCGAGCGACCGCGGCTGGTCGTTCGACGTGCGCCCGGACCTCGCCACCCCGGAGACACAGCGACGACTCGACGAGGCGACCCCGGAAGACGACGGGGGCCACGAGCCGGGCGAGTTCTGCAACGTCGACGTGCAGTTCTCCTACAGCCTCCTCCGCAGGGACGGCGCGTGCATCCTCGACGTGACCCCCAGCGCGGACAGCTACGCCCGGATGGCCGACATGGACACCCACGTCTCGAACCGCATCGACCTGCTCGCGGTCAAGCTCTCGCACAACCTCGCCGAACCGGACGCGAACCCCCTGTTCAAGATCGGCGACGGCTCCGAGGACACCGACCACTACGCCGTCTCGGTGAAGGAGACCAGCCTCAACCGCGACCTCCACGCGGCGGCCTACGGCGACCTGCTCGCGTTCGAGTCCGTCCTCGCGCTGTGGAACGACGACGAGGAGGCGTACAACCTCGTCGTGGACGAGGAGACCGTCGTCGACCGGATTCCGAAGCCGGTCTGACTGCTGGTGTACCTTCTCGACCCGAACATCCTCACCCTCGTTCTCAGCCGATGAAAATCTGCGAGAGTGCCTTTTGAGTCCCTCCCAAAGCCGCGAGTATGCCAGCGGAGGACCGAAAGCGCGTCAGCGATGCACCGCGAGCGACCGACGGCTCGGAGTGGGAGGTCTTCGTCCGCGAGACGAGCACCGACCCCATGCAGCACGTCGGCAGCGTCACGGCGGACACCTGGGACCTCGCCTACGAGCAGGCCGCCGCGCTGTTCTCCTTTACCGCCGAGGACCTCTGGCTCTGCCCGGCCGACGCGGTGCACCGCTTCACCCCCTCGACGCTCGACGAGGCCGCGACCCCCGCGGGCGACTGACACGCACGAACTCACGAACCATGATATCCGTCTCGAAGCTACTGTGTGGGCTCGACGCCGAGGGCGACGGCCTCCGGTACGACGCCGCCGACGAATCGGACAAAGAACAGATATCCGAGGAGAAACAGCGCCGCCCGGTCGTCGTCTGGAACACGACGCGTGGCTGCAACCTCTACTGCGAGCACTGCTACGCCAGCGCCTGCGACAGCGGGGCCGACGGCGAGTTCTCCACCACCGAGGGCAAGCGACTCCTCGACGACCTCGCGGACTACGGCGTCCCCGTCGTGCTGTTCTCGGGCGGTGAACCCCTGGTCAGGCCCGACCTCGTCGAACTCGTCGACTACGCCGCCGACGTGGGCCTCCGACCCGTCCTCTCGACAAACGGGACGCTCATCACCGACGAACGGGCCCAGCAACTCGCGGACGCGGGCCTCGCCTACGCCGGCATCTCGGTCGACGGGATGGCCGAGACGAACGACCACTTCCGCGGGCAGGACGGCGCCTTCGACGCCGCCGTCCGGGGCATCGAACACTGCCTCGACGCCGGCCTGAAGACCGGGCTCCGGTACACCATCACCCAGCACAACCGCGACGACCTGCGCGACATCGTCGACCTGCTCGCAGACACCGGCCTCGACCGGTTCTGCTTCTACCACCTCGCCTACGGTGGCAGGGGCGCGGACATCTCGGACACCGACCTCTCGACCGAGGCCAGACGGGAGGCCGTCAGGGAGGTCTGTGACCTCACCCGTGCCTACCACGACGACGGCCACGAGATCGAGACGCTCCTGGTCGGTAACTACGCCGACGCCGGCTTCATCACCGAGTACGCCCGCCGCGAGATGAGCGAGGAGCGCGCCCGGACCGTCCGGCGCTACCTTGAGACCAACGGCGGCGACCCCGCCGGCGAGCGCGTCGCCGACATCGACTACCAGGGCAACGTCCACCTCAACCAGTTCTGGCAGTCCTACAGCCTCGGCAACGTCCGCGACCGTTCCTTCGGCGACATCTGGGAGGACGACTCCAACCCCCTCGTGAACGCACTTCGGAACCGCGAGGACCGGCTGCAGGGCCGGTGTACCGACTGCCAGTACGCCGATATCTGCAAGGGTGGGTCGCCCCTCCGGTCGCTCGCCGTCCACGACGACCCCTTCGCGCCCGACCCGCAGTGCTACCTCACCCCCGAAGAGCGGATGCCCGACACCGGCGGTGTGCAGCCGGCGGGCGCGGACTGAGCCGGCGGCTTCGACAGCCCACCGGCCAGTTCCCCGAACGGTG
This window of the Haloarchaeobius amylolyticus genome carries:
- a CDS encoding TIGR04347 family pseudo-SAM/SPASM protein, with translation MISVSKLLCGLDAEGDGLRYDAADESDKEQISEEKQRRPVVVWNTTRGCNLYCEHCYASACDSGADGEFSTTEGKRLLDDLADYGVPVVLFSGGEPLVRPDLVELVDYAADVGLRPVLSTNGTLITDERAQQLADAGLAYAGISVDGMAETNDHFRGQDGAFDAAVRGIEHCLDAGLKTGLRYTITQHNRDDLRDIVDLLADTGLDRFCFYHLAYGGRGADISDTDLSTEARREAVREVCDLTRAYHDDGHEIETLLVGNYADAGFITEYARREMSEERARTVRRYLETNGGDPAGERVADIDYQGNVHLNQFWQSYSLGNVRDRSFGDIWEDDSNPLVNALRNREDRLQGRCTDCQYADICKGGSPLRSLAVHDDPFAPDPQCYLTPEERMPDTGGVQPAGAD